The genomic region GTGCAGGAAGGTTTCCGAACCGCTGATCTCGGCGACTTCGACGGTGACCGCCAGTTCGAGGTCGTCATCGTTGCTCGGCACCAGCGAGATGTGGCTGGGACGCACGCCGAAACGGAACTCGCCCTCGCCCACCGGACGCAGATCGACGTTCAACGGGAAGTGTACGAAGTTGGCAAAACTCACTTCATTGCCAGCAATGCGCCCCGGCATCAGGTTGATCGGTGGCTCGGAAAACAATTCCGCCGCAAGCACGCTTTGCGGCTGGTGATACACCGAAGTCGACGGGCCGCTCTGAATCACCCGGCCTTCGTGAAGAATCGTCGTGGTGCCGCCCAGTGCCAGCGCTTCGTTGGGTTCGGTGGTGGCGTAGATGGCGATGGTGTGGCGCGCCTTGAACAGCTCGCGCATTTCCTGGCGCAGCTCTTCGCGCAGTTTGTAATCGAGGTTGACCAGCGGCTCATCGAAGAGGATCAGCTCGGCATCCTTGACCAGCGCGCGAGCCATGGCCGTGCGTTGCTGTTGACCGCCGGACAGCTCCAGCGGATAGCGCTGCAGAAACTTCTCGATGCGCAGCATCTTCGCGGTTTCCTGCACTTTGCTGTGGATGATCTCTTTCGAGACACCGGCCTGACGCAGCGGCGAGGCGATGTTCTCGAACACGGTCATGGTCGGGTAGTTGATGAACTGCTGATAGACCATCGATACGTTGCGCAGACGCACCGGGCGTTGGGTGACGTCGACGCCGTTCATCAGGATGCGACCGCTGTCGGGCTTATCGAGCCCGGCCATTAAACGCATGAGGCTGGTTTTGCCGGACAGCGTGCGGCCGAGCAAAACGTTGAAAGAACCGGGTTCGAATTTCAGGCACGCATCGTCGATCCAGGTCTGGCCCTCGACGGTACGGCTGACGTGCTCCAGGGTGAGTGACATGGCTCGGCCTTTTTATTATTGGAGTCAAGCGACCTGTGCACGGGAGCGAGTTTCGTGCCAGAAATGGCAAGTGGTTGATTTGGCGTGAAAATCGTTGAAAGCGCGGGGAACAGGCGTTCATTGCTGAACACATTTGAACAGTCGGGCGATTGACAATGAACAATAGTGAACAACACTCTATGAACGCTTTTTGCCCGATCTCATGGACGCCGAAGATCCCTGTAGGAGTGAGCCTGCTCGCGATAGCGGTGTGTCAGTCAATGCAATTTTGTCTGATAGACCGCTATCGCGAGCAGGCTCACTCCTACAGGGATCGGTGTTGGTTTCAAAGATCGGGTTCATAACAACAATAAAAATCGCTGCATCAGAGGCCCACTGCCATGGCCGCACCTGCCCCGCCGCTGTCCCACGACGCGATCGTCCAGACTTCCTGGCAACGTTGCCGCGCGTTCGGTCTTGACCACCAAAGCACGCCGGCCTTCGATCAACTGCCCGCCGCCGGCATCGCGCAGTTGCTCGACAGCCATCATTCGCTGGTGCAGACCACGCACCAGGAAGTCCTGCCCTATTACGAAAACATCCTCAGCAATTCCAACTGCCTGATCATGCTCGCCGACAATCAGGGCCAGGTCCTGACCTCGTGGGGCACGCAGCGCTTTATCGAGCCGAATCTGGCCCGGGGTTTTCAGGCTGGGGCGAGCTGGATGGAGCGCTGCAGCGGCACCAATGCGATCGGCACGGCACTGGCCTGTGAACAAGCGGTGCATATCGAACACGATGAACACTTTCTGAAAGCCAACCGTTTCATGACCGGTTCCGCCGCGCCGATTTTCGACGCTGAGCGCAAGGTCATTGCCGTGCTCGACGTGTCCAGCGACAGCTATCTGCCGCCCTCGCACACTTTGGGCATGGTCAAGATGATGAGCCAGACCGTGGAGAACCGGCTGATCCTCAATCTGTTTCACGGCCAGCATTTTCAGCTGACCTTCAACACCGGGTTGAACAACCTCGACAGTCAGTGGGCCGGGTTGTTGATTTTTGATGAGAGCGGACAGGTGCTGTCGGCCAATCGCCGCGCCGACAATCTGCTCGGCCTGCGTTTGTCGCGGGTCAGCGTTGAAAGTCTGTTCAAGGTGTCGCTGCTGGAGTTGATCAACCAGCCGGACGGGTTGCCGTTCGCCTTGCAGACCTCCGGGCGTAACCGCTTTCAGTGTTTGTTGAAGCGGCCGAAGCAGGCGTCGATTCAGCCGCGCGTGTTTGCTGCTGAACCGAAAACCGCCGCGCCCACCCCCATCAGCCTCAACACTCTGCACTTCGGCGACGCTCGCGTGGAAAAAGCCGTGCGTCAGGCTGAGCGTTTGCTGGAGAAAGACATTCCGTTGCTGATCCATGGCGAAACCGGGGTTGGCAAGGAAGTTTTCGTCAAAGCCCTTCATCAAGCAAGCTCCCGCAGTAAACAGGCATTTATCGCCGTCAACTGCGCGGCGATCCCCGCCGAACTGGTCGAGTCCGAGTTATTCGGTTACGAGAAAGGCGCGTTCACCGGCGCCAACCAGAAAGGCAGCATCGGCCTGATTCGCAAGGCGGATAAAGGCACGCTGTTCCTTGATGAAATTGGCGATATGCCGCTGCCGACGCAGGCGCGGTTACTTCGGGTGTTGCAGGAGCGTTGTGTACAACCGGTGGGCAGCAGCGAGTTGTTTGCGGTGGATTTGCGGATTATCTCGGCGACTAACCGTTCGTTGCGCGAGCAAGTGCAATTGGGCCGGTTTCGTGAGGATTTGTATTACCGCATTGGTGGGTTGACGCTGGAGCTACCGCCGCTGCGGGAGCGCAGTGATAAGGAGGCGTTGTTTAAACGACTGTGGGAACAGCATCGTGAGCCGACGCAGTGGGCGGGGTTGAGCCAGGAAGTGTTGGAGTTGTTCAGCCGTCATCCGTGGCCGGGGAATTTGCGTCAGGTCAGTAGCGTGATGCAGGTGGCGTTGGCGATGGCTGAGGAGCAGCCGGTGAGGCTGGAGCATTTGCCGGATGATTTTTTTGTCGATCTGGAGATGGAACCGGTGGAGAGCGCGGCGCCGTTGGGGGTTGATTTGAATGATGTCGAGGCGTTGAACCGGGAGTTGAAAGCGGCTGGGGGGAATATTTCGCACTTGGCACGGCGGTTGGGGGTGAGTCGGAACACGCTTTACAAGCGGCTGCGGCAGATTGAGGGTTGAGTGAATCCCGTTCCCCTCACCCCAGCCCTCTCCCGGAGGTAGAGGGAGCCGACCGAGGTGTCTGGCGTTGTACATCGACCTGAAAAAACCAGTCGATTATGGATTCAAAGCAGCACGTTCAGGTCGGCGTATCTCGTGAACATCCCCCAATCAGTCCCCTCTCCTGCGGGAGAGGGCTAGGGTGAGGGCGAAAATTCCGGCTCAACATGCGCAACCGAAGCCGCCTCCAATGTCCGCAGCCCCAACAACACAACAACCACCATCATGATCCCTGCACCAATGGCCACGCCGAATCCCGCCCGCGCACCCCACGCATCAATGACCAGCCCCGCCAGCATGCCGCCCAGCGCGACGCCGATGCTTATACCCGTGGTCATCCACGTCAGCCCTTCGGTGATCCGCGACGGCGGGATGATGATCGTCCCCAGCTTCATGACCACGACCATCGTCGGCGCAAACGAGATGCCGGCGATAAACAGCGCCGCTGTCAGCACATAAACATCCGTTGCAAAAACAGGCAAAACGCCGGTGAACGCCGTGACCAATATCCCGATCAGGAACTGTTTTTCGATCGCCAGAGAAAGCCTCAGCGCACCGAACGTCAAACCCGCCACCAGTGAACCGAACGCATAAGCAGCGAGGATGAAAGTCGCCGACGCTGGCCAGCCTTGTGCATTGGCGAAAGCCACAACAGCCACATCGATTGCTCCGCCAATGACCCCCATCGCCAACAACGCGAGGACAATGGTGCGCACACCAGGGATCAGCAAGGTCGAGCCGCTATGGCTGGCGTGACCCACGACAACCTTGGGTTCAGTCTGGCGTTGCAGGAGAAACGCCGTGACTCCGACGGCCAGCAGCCCGACCGCGACCAGTGGCCCGGCCTCGGCAAAAAAACTAACGCTCAAGCCAATCGCCAGCGGCGGGCCGATAATGTAGGCCATTTCGGTGAGGACCGTGTCCAGCGAGAACGCCGTGTGCAACTGCGGCTTGCCCCGGAACAACTGCGACCATCGCGCGCGGATCATCGACGGCATGCTCGGCATCGTCCCCGCCAGTGCCGCCAGAACAAACAGCAGTGCGGCTGGAGCGCGCAAGTAGACGGCGGTGATCAGCGCCAGCAGCATGGCAATGCTGAACGCGGTGACGACGGGCAGTACGCGACTCTGGCCATGTTGGTCGACCAGTCTCGAGATGTAAGGGCCGAGCAGTGCATTGGCCAGGGTGAACGTCCCGGCGACGGTGCCGGCCAGCCAGTAAACCCCGGTTTGCTGGACCAGCATGGTGATGATGCCAATGCCGATCATTGCCTGCGGCAAGCGTGCGATAGAACTCGCGAGCACTAGCCCGGTGGCGCCGGGGGTCGTTAGCAGTTCGCGATAGTGATTGGCCATGGTGTTTCCCTTACATGATCGTCACCGCTCAGCATCCGGCTGAACGCGTTGCCGACATCAAGACCTACGCGAACGCCAAAAGCAACCCTCACTGTAGAGACCGGTACATCCTTTACAAATTAGACCGGGGACATCGTTTACACCTTTACAGGCTTGAAACGCGTTTTGCGCCGCTTTCAAGCCTGCCTAAACAGTGGCTGCAAAGGTACAGTTCCCAAGCGTCATCAGCCACTTCCTTCAGCGCGATGTCCTCTCCAATCAGAGCCTCTCCTAGAAAAATCAGCTGTCCTTTCCATTTAATTTCCCCATTTGACCGAACCTTGCGCACTTCAACATCGGAACCGTATTCAAGCGCAGGCAAGTAACCGGGATAAGCGCGTGTCGACGGGCTATAGACAGATGCCGGCGGTTTCATGCCCAGCGCGGTGTGCGGTCGGTGGTGGTTGAAGTCTTGGATGAAGTCCTGAAAAGCCAACTGCTGGCGCACCAGGTTTTCCGCCGGTGGCACTGCTGCCTTTAGCGTTCGATGCATCCGTTCATGTCGACCATTTTGGTCGGGACGGCCAGGCGTAATCGTTTCGACATGGATTCCAAGCCTGATGAACCAAACCGATAACTTCGAAAGTCGCGCCAGACCTGTCGACGCAAAAGGAGCGCCATTGTCAGTGCGGATCACATCCGGCAGCCCATATTCTCGAAAAGCCCACTCGAAGCCTTCCCGCGTAGGCGCTCCGTGCGTACTGGGCAAAGCGCGACAGACGAATAAAAAACGGCTCATCTGATCGGTAATGGTCAGCGGATAGCACCAATTACCGTCCTGCATTTTGAACTGCCCTTTGTAATCAGCACACCAAGTCTGGTTGGGCGCGTCGACCGGACGCAAATGTGTTGGAGCACGGGGACGCGGGGGATAGGGCCGTCGCGCCACCACCAAACCAGCTTTCTTCAACCACTCCCCGGCGGTACTCGCCGCCGGCCATTGGATATGCGGATCGGAATCGCGCAGGCGACCAATGATCTGCTTGGGTCCCCGATCGGGATGTTCGTTTTTCTTGGCCAGCAGCGTGGCAATGATTTCGTCGGGCGTTTGATGAGGACAGTTCAACGGCTTGCGCGATTGCTCTTTCAAGCCATCTACGCCCAACGCTGCATATCGTTCCAGCCATTTGTCGATGGTTGGACGGCTGACGCCATAGCGCCGGCTTAATTGGCTCTTGGTGTAGCTGCCGCCAAGCCAGTCACTGACTAACTTCACTCGTTGATCCATTGGGGACTCTTGATTCCAGGGCATGGTCAGCACCTCCTGACCATGATTAATACCTGTAAACCATGTCCCCGGTCTCAAACGTAAAGGATGTACCCGGTCTTTACCCACCCCAGCCCTCTCCCGGGGGGAGAGGGCGTTGACCGAGGTGTCTGGCGTTGTGCAGCGACCTGAAAGACCTAGTCGGTTATGGATTTAGTACGGTGCATTGAGGTCGGAGGATCTCTTTGACGCCATTCCCCTCACCCCAGCCCTCTCCCAGAGGGAGAGGGAGCTGACCAAGGTGTCTGGCGTTGTACATCGACCTGAAAAAACCAGTCGATTATGGATTCAAAGCAGCACGTTCAAGTCGGTGTATTTCCTGAACATCCCCCAATCGGTCCCCTCTCCCTCCGGGAGAGGGTTAGGGTGAGGGGCTCTTTCTCGCGACCAAACAAAAACCCGCACAAGGCGGGTTTTGTTTTAAAGCCGATAAGACAATCAGTCAGCCAGACGCCAAGTAGTACCACCCTTGCCGTCTTCCAACACAACACCCATAGCGGTGAGCTGATCACGAATACGATCCGACTCAGCCCAATCCTTACCCGCACGCGCCGCCAGACGCGCCGCAATCAGCGCATCAACCTCTGCCGCATCGACACGCCCTTCAGCGCCCGCCTGCAAAAAGTCATCGGCTTCGAGCTGCAACACACCCAACACACTCGCCAGCTCTTTCAGACGTGCCGCCAGACCCGCCGCCGCATCAAGATCGCTCTCGCGCAGACGGTTGATCTCACGCACCATCTCAAACAGCACGGCACAAGCTTCCGGCGTACCGAAGTCGTCGTTCATCACCGTGGTGAAACGCTCGACGAAGGCTTCGCCGCCCGCCGGTGCCACGGTCGGCAGGCCTTTCAAAGCATGGTAGAAACGCTCCAACGCCCCTTTGGCGTCCTTGAGGTTGTCTTCCGAGTAGTTGATCGCGCTGCGGTAGTGGCTCGACACCAGCAGGTAACGCACGACTTCCGGGTGGTACTTTTCCAGCACGTCGCGAATGGTGAAGAAGTTGTTCAAGGACTTGGACATCTTCTCGCCATTGATGCGAATCATGCCGCAATGCATCCACGCGTTGGCGTAGGTCTTGCCGGTGGCCGCTTCGCTCTGGGCGATTTCGTTTTCGTGGTGCGGGAACTCGAGGTCGCTGCCGCCGCCATGAATGTCGAAGGTCTCGCCGAGGCAGCAGGTGGACATCACCGAGCACTCGATGTGCCAGCCCGGACGCCCGGCGCCCCATGGCGATTCCCAGCTCGGCTCACCCGGTTTGGCGGCTTTCCACAGCACGAAGTCGAGCGGGTCCTGTTTCGACTCGTCGACTTCGATGCGGGCGCCGATGCGCAGGTCTTCGATTTTCTTGCGCGACAGTTTGCCGTAGCCCATGAACTTGGCGACGCGGTAGTACACGTCGCCGTTGCCCGGGGCGTAGGCGTAACCCTTGTCGATCAAGGTCTGGATCATCGCGTGCATGCCCGGAATATGATCCGTGGCGCGCGGCTCCATGTCCGGCTTCTTGATGTTCAGGCGCGCTTCGTCTTCGTGCATCGCGGCGATCATGCGATCGGTCAACGCTTCGAACGATTCACCGTTCTCGTTGGCGCGGTTGATGATCTTGTCGTCGATGTCGGTAATGTTGCGCACATAGGTCAGGTCGTAACCGCTGAACCGCAACCAGCGGGTCACCAGGTCGAACGCGACCATGCTGCGGCCGTGGCCCAGGTGGCAGTAGTCGTACACGGTCATCCCGCAGACGTACATGCGCACCTTGTTGCCATCCAGCGGCTTGAAGACTTCTTTGCTCTTGGTGAGCGTGTTGTAGATCGTTAGCACGTTAAATCCCTTGAATCACTGGCCCCACGAATCACGCAGGGTCACGGTACGGTTGAATACCGGCTGACCTGGTTTCGAGTCCTTCAAATCGGCAACGAAGTAACCTTCGCGCTCGAACTGGAAACGGTCTTCCGGCTGTGCATTGCCAAGCGATGGCTCAGCACGACAACCGGTGAGTACCTGCAGCGAATCAGGGTTGATGTTGTCGAGGAAACTCGCGCTGTCTTCGGCCTTCTCAGGGTTGGCCGAACGGAACAGGCGATCGTACAGACGCACTTCGCACTCGACGCTGGCCGCGGCCGGCACCCAGTGGATCACGCCTTTGACCTTGCGGCCTTCAGGGTTCTTGCCGAGGGTTTCCGGGTCGTACGAGCAACGCAGTTCGACGATGTTGCCATCGGCGTCCTTGATCGCTTCGTCGGCACGGATCACGTAGCTGCCGCGCAGACGCACTTCACCGGCCGGTTCCAGGCGCTTGTAGCCCTTCGGCGGCTCTTCCATGAAATCGTCACGGTCGATGTAGATTTCCCGGGCGAATGGCAGCGCACGCACGCCCATGTCTTCTTTCGGGTGGCGCGGCAGTTCGAGGTTCTCGACCTGGCCTTCCGGGTAGTTGGTGATGACGACTTTCAGCGGACGCAGCACGCACATGGCGCGCGGTGCGGTGTGATCGAGGTCGTCACGGATGCTGAACTCGAGCATGCCGAAGTCGACCACGCCGTCGGAACGGTTGGTGCCGATCATTTCGCAGAAGTTGCGGATCGATTTCGGCGTGTAACCACGGCGGCGGAAGCCCGACAGCGTGGACATGCGCGGATCGTCCCAGCCGTTGACGTGCTTTTCATCGACCAGCTGCTTGAGCTTGCGCTTGCTGGTGATGGTGTAGTTGAGGTTCAGACGGCTGAACTCGTACTGACGCGGGTGCGCCGGCACTGGCAACGCGTCGAGGAACCACTCGTACAGCGGACGATGGCTTTCGAATTCCAGGGTGCAGATCGAGTGGGTGATGCCTTCGATGGCGTCCGACTGACCGTGGGTGAAGTCGTAGTTCGGGTAGATGCACCACTTGTCGCCGGTCTGATGGTGATGGGCGTGACGGATGCGATACATGATCGGGTCGCGCAGGTTCATGTTCGGCGAGGCCATGTCGATCTTCGCGCGCAGCACACGGGCGCCGTCCGGGAACTCACCGGCGCGCATACGGGCGAACCAGTCGAGGTTTTCTTCTACCGAACGGTCGCGGAACGGGCTGTTCTTGCCCGGCTCGGTCAGGCTGCCACGGTATTCCTTGGCCTGCTCTGGGGTCAGGTCGTCAACGTAGGCCTTGCCGGCCTTGATCAGCTCGACGGCCCAGTCGTGCAACTGGTCGAAATACTGCGAGGCGTAGCGCACTTCGCCGGACCACTCGAAGCCCAGCCATTTGACGTCGCTTTCGATCGCGTCGATGTATTCCTGGTCTTCCTTGGCCGGGTTGGTGTCGTCGAAACGCAGGTGCGTGACGCCGCCGAACTCCTGAGCCAGGCCGAAGTTCACGCAGATCGACTTGGCGTGGCCGATGTGCAGGTAGCCGTTGGGCTCAGGCGGGAAACGGGTGACGATCTGCGTGTGCTTGCCCGAGTCCAGGTCTGCCTGGATGATCGGCCGCAGGAAATTGACCGGCACGGCAGGGCCGGACTTGGCATTCGAGGTAGGGTCGACAGTGGGCTTGCTCATAGGATCCTTGACTTACATGTGCGCGGCCGCAGAGGGGGCCAGACAAAACAAAGCCGCTATCATAGCCGATGCTGTCAAGGGGCTGACAGAGCACGGCCTATAAAGGAGCGCATTTAATCGCAGGGATTTGGAAAAACAGCCTCGAAATTCGCGCCTGTCACGCTAAACTGCGCACCTTGGCCGAAGCAGGCTGAACCGGTTTCGGGACTTTGTGTCCGGAAACCACGAATTCCTTATAAAGAGTAGCGATCATGACTCAAGTTAAATTGACCACCAATCATGGCGACATCGTCATCGAACTGAACGCTGAAAAGGCGCCGATCACCGTCGCCAACTTCATCGAGTACGTCAACGCCGGTCACTACGAAAACACCGTTTTCCACCGTGTCATCGGTAACTTCATGATCCAGGGCGGCGGTTTCGAGCCAGGCATGAAAGAAAAGAAAGACAAGCGTCCAAGCATCCAGAACGAAGCTGACAACGGTCTTTCCAACGACAAATACACCGTTGCCATGGCCCGCACCATGGAGCCGCATTCGGCTTCCGCGCAGTTCTTCATCAACGTTGCCGACAACACCTTCCTCAACCACAGCGGCAAGAACGTGCAAGGCTGGGGCTACGCAGTATTCGGTAAAGTGACCGCTGGCACCGACGTTGTCGACAAGATCAAAGGTGTTTCGACCACCTCCAAGTCCGGCCACCAGGACGTACCAGCAGACGACGTGATCATCGAGAAAGCCGAGATCATCGAAGCGTGATATTGCTGATTTCAGACTTGCATCTGGAAGAGGAGCGCCCGGACATTACCCGGGCGTTTCTGGATTTGCTCGCCGGACGCGCCCGCTCGGCGAGTGCGTTGTACATTCTCGGCGACTTCTTCGAAGCGTGGATTGGCGACGACGCCATGACACCTTTCCAGCGTTCCATCTGCCAGGCCCTGCGCGAATTGAGCGACAGCGGCACGGCGATTTTTCTAATGCACGGCAATCGCGACTTCATGCTCGGCAAGGCCTTCTGCAAGCAGGCCGGCTGTACGTTGTTGAAGGACCCGAGTGTCGTGCAGTTTTACGGCGAGCCCGTGCTGTTGATGCATGGCGACAGCCTGTGCACCCGCGACGTCGGCTATATGAAGCTGCGGCGTTATCTGCGTAACCCGATCACCCTGTTTATCCTGCGTAACCTGCCCTTGAGCAGCCGCCACAAACTGGCGCGCAAACTGCGCAGCGAGAGCAAGGCGCAGACGCGGATGAAGGCTAATGACATTGTCGATGTCACGCCTGAGGAGATTCCGCGGATCATGCAGGAATACGGCGTGAAAACCCTGATTCATGGGCACACTCATCGCCCGGCGATCCACAAGTTGCAGCTCGGTGAGCAAGCGGCGAAGCGGATTGTGCTCGGGGATTGGGATCGGCAGGGTTGGGCGTTGCAGGTGGATGAGAGCGGGTATGCCTTGGCGCCGTTCGACTTCGCCCCGCCACTGGCTTTGCCGCACGGCTGAAGATCGCCACCCCCTCACCCCAGCCCTCTCCCCCAGGGGGGCGAGGGGGAAAGGGAGCCGACCGAGTGCAGTTCAAAACCCGCGATCGACTCACAATCTCAAATCATGCTTTCCCCAAACCGGAGTTCAACTCGGTGGCTCAGGTCGGCGTACCTCGAAAGAAAACTTCGGTCAGTCCCCTCTCCCTCGGGGAGAGGGCTAGGGTGAGGGGCTTTTGACTTTAGTGCCCTGAAGCCGCAGGCCCCGCCTTGGCAGCAAACGGCGGTTTCGCCAGCCACACAATCAGAATCAACCCCATGAACCCCCAGCCCAGCAACGTGAAGTAATCCACGGTGGAGAGCATGTACGCCTGACTGGTGAGGATCTGATCCATCTGCGCATAAGCCGATTGGCTCGCCCCGCCCAAGTGATTCAAGGTCTCGCGCGTCGCCGGCTCGAAGGTGCTGATGCTCTCACTCATATACGCATGATGCTGATCCGCGCGGCGAATCCAGATCCACGTGGTCAGCGACGCCGCAAAGCTACCGCCCAACGTCCGCAGGAAAGTCGCCAGACCGGCACCGTCGGCAATCTGACTCGGCGGCAGGTCCGACATCAGAATGCTCAAAGTCGGCATAAAGAACAGCGCCACACCAATGCCCATGAACAACTGCACCAGCGCGATATGCTGGAAGTCGACCTCGTTGGTGAATCCGGCCCGCATGAAGCAACTCAGACCAATCGCCAGAAACGCCAGCCCGGCCAGCAAACGCAGGTCGAACTTGTTCGCGTACTTGCCGACAAACGGCGACAGCAGCACCGGCAGAATGCCGATCGGCGCGACGGCCAGACCGGCCCAGGTCGCGGTGTAGCCCATTTGCGTCTGCAACCACTGCGGCAGGATCAGGTTGATGCCGAAGAACCCGGCGTAACCCAGCACCAACACCAACGTGCCGATGCGGAAGTTACGGTGCGCAAACAATCGCAGGTTGACCACCGGATGCTGGTCGGTCATTTCCCAGATAACGAACACCGCCAGCGCGATCACCGAAATCGCCGCGCCGATGATGATGAAGTTCGACTCGAACCAATCCAGGTCATTGCCCTTGTCGAGGATCACCTGCAACGCGCCAACACCAATGATCAGCGTAATCAGGCCGACGTAATCCATCGGCTGACGGCTGGTTTCCACCGGACGTTTGGCCAGTTGCGAACGCACCACCATCACCGCAAAGATGCCGATCGGCACGTTGATGAAGAAGATCCACGGCCAGCTGTAACTGTCAGTAATCCAGCCGCCAAGAATCGGCCCGGCAATCGGCGCGACCACCGTGACCATCGCCAGCAACGCCAGGGCCATACCTCGCTTCGCGGGCGGATACACCGCGATCAACAAAGTTTGCGTCATCGGATACAGCGGCCCGGCGACCAGACCTTGCAGCACGCGGAAGCCAATCAGTTCCGGCATCGACGTCGAGATACCGCAGAGAAACGAGGCCAGCACGAACAAAATGGTGGCCCACAAAAACAGCTTCACCTCGCCGAAACGGCGGCTGAGCCAACCGGTCAGCGGCAGCGCAATCGCGTTGCTCACGGCGAACGAAGTGATCACCCAGGTGCCCTGCTCCGAACTCACCCCCAGGTTGCCGGAAATCGTCGGCAGTGCCACGTTGGCGATGGTGGT from Pseudomonas tensinigenes harbors:
- a CDS encoding ABC transporter ATP-binding protein — translated: MSLTLEHVSRTVEGQTWIDDACLKFEPGSFNVLLGRTLSGKTSLMRLMAGLDKPDSGRILMNGVDVTQRPVRLRNVSMVYQQFINYPTMTVFENIASPLRQAGVSKEIIHSKVQETAKMLRIEKFLQRYPLELSGGQQQRTAMARALVKDAELILFDEPLVNLDYKLREELRQEMRELFKARHTIAIYATTEPNEALALGGTTTILHEGRVIQSGPSTSVYHQPQSVLAAELFSEPPINLMPGRIAGNEVSFANFVHFPLNVDLRPVGEGEFRFGVRPSHISLVPSNDDDLELAVTVEVAEISGSETFLHVRNEHFLLVLHLPGVHEYDVDAPIRIYIPTHKLFVFDAQGRLVQAPGRRVARVA
- a CDS encoding sigma-54-dependent Fis family transcriptional regulator, which gives rise to MAAPAPPLSHDAIVQTSWQRCRAFGLDHQSTPAFDQLPAAGIAQLLDSHHSLVQTTHQEVLPYYENILSNSNCLIMLADNQGQVLTSWGTQRFIEPNLARGFQAGASWMERCSGTNAIGTALACEQAVHIEHDEHFLKANRFMTGSAAPIFDAERKVIAVLDVSSDSYLPPSHTLGMVKMMSQTVENRLILNLFHGQHFQLTFNTGLNNLDSQWAGLLIFDESGQVLSANRRADNLLGLRLSRVSVESLFKVSLLELINQPDGLPFALQTSGRNRFQCLLKRPKQASIQPRVFAAEPKTAAPTPISLNTLHFGDARVEKAVRQAERLLEKDIPLLIHGETGVGKEVFVKALHQASSRSKQAFIAVNCAAIPAELVESELFGYEKGAFTGANQKGSIGLIRKADKGTLFLDEIGDMPLPTQARLLRVLQERCVQPVGSSELFAVDLRIISATNRSLREQVQLGRFREDLYYRIGGLTLELPPLRERSDKEALFKRLWEQHREPTQWAGLSQEVLELFSRHPWPGNLRQVSSVMQVALAMAEEQPVRLEHLPDDFFVDLEMEPVESAAPLGVDLNDVEALNRELKAAGGNISHLARRLGVSRNTLYKRLRQIEG
- a CDS encoding MFS transporter, whose translation is MANHYRELLTTPGATGLVLASSIARLPQAMIGIGIITMLVQQTGVYWLAGTVAGTFTLANALLGPYISRLVDQHGQSRVLPVVTAFSIAMLLALITAVYLRAPAALLFVLAALAGTMPSMPSMIRARWSQLFRGKPQLHTAFSLDTVLTEMAYIIGPPLAIGLSVSFFAEAGPLVAVGLLAVGVTAFLLQRQTEPKVVVGHASHSGSTLLIPGVRTIVLALLAMGVIGGAIDVAVVAFANAQGWPASATFILAAYAFGSLVAGLTFGALRLSLAIEKQFLIGILVTAFTGVLPVFATDVYVLTAALFIAGISFAPTMVVVMKLGTIIIPPSRITEGLTWMTTGISIGVALGGMLAGLVIDAWGARAGFGVAIGAGIMMVVVVLLGLRTLEAASVAHVEPEFSPSP
- a CDS encoding integrase core domain-containing protein; this encodes MPWNQESPMDQRVKLVSDWLGGSYTKSQLSRRYGVSRPTIDKWLERYAALGVDGLKEQSRKPLNCPHQTPDEIIATLLAKKNEHPDRGPKQIIGRLRDSDPHIQWPAASTAGEWLKKAGLVVARRPYPPRPRAPTHLRPVDAPNQTWCADYKGQFKMQDGNWCYPLTITDQMSRFLFVCRALPSTHGAPTREGFEWAFREYGLPDVIRTDNGAPFASTGLARLSKLSVWFIRLGIHVETITPGRPDQNGRHERMHRTLKAAVPPAENLVRQQLAFQDFIQDFNHHRPHTALGMKPPASVYSPSTRAYPGYLPALEYGSDVEVRKVRSNGEIKWKGQLIFLGEALIGEDIALKEVADDAWELYLCSHCLGRLESGAKRVSSL
- the cysS gene encoding cysteine--tRNA ligase, giving the protein MLTIYNTLTKSKEVFKPLDGNKVRMYVCGMTVYDYCHLGHGRSMVAFDLVTRWLRFSGYDLTYVRNITDIDDKIINRANENGESFEALTDRMIAAMHEDEARLNIKKPDMEPRATDHIPGMHAMIQTLIDKGYAYAPGNGDVYYRVAKFMGYGKLSRKKIEDLRIGARIEVDESKQDPLDFVLWKAAKPGEPSWESPWGAGRPGWHIECSVMSTCCLGETFDIHGGGSDLEFPHHENEIAQSEAATGKTYANAWMHCGMIRINGEKMSKSLNNFFTIRDVLEKYHPEVVRYLLVSSHYRSAINYSEDNLKDAKGALERFYHALKGLPTVAPAGGEAFVERFTTVMNDDFGTPEACAVLFEMVREINRLRESDLDAAAGLAARLKELASVLGVLQLEADDFLQAGAEGRVDAAEVDALIAARLAARAGKDWAESDRIRDQLTAMGVVLEDGKGGTTWRLAD
- a CDS encoding glutamine--tRNA ligase/YqeY domain fusion protein; protein product: MSKPTVDPTSNAKSGPAVPVNFLRPIIQADLDSGKHTQIVTRFPPEPNGYLHIGHAKSICVNFGLAQEFGGVTHLRFDDTNPAKEDQEYIDAIESDVKWLGFEWSGEVRYASQYFDQLHDWAVELIKAGKAYVDDLTPEQAKEYRGSLTEPGKNSPFRDRSVEENLDWFARMRAGEFPDGARVLRAKIDMASPNMNLRDPIMYRIRHAHHHQTGDKWCIYPNYDFTHGQSDAIEGITHSICTLEFESHRPLYEWFLDALPVPAHPRQYEFSRLNLNYTITSKRKLKQLVDEKHVNGWDDPRMSTLSGFRRRGYTPKSIRNFCEMIGTNRSDGVVDFGMLEFSIRDDLDHTAPRAMCVLRPLKVVITNYPEGQVENLELPRHPKEDMGVRALPFAREIYIDRDDFMEEPPKGYKRLEPAGEVRLRGSYVIRADEAIKDADGNIVELRCSYDPETLGKNPEGRKVKGVIHWVPAAASVECEVRLYDRLFRSANPEKAEDSASFLDNINPDSLQVLTGCRAEPSLGNAQPEDRFQFEREGYFVADLKDSKPGQPVFNRTVTLRDSWGQ
- a CDS encoding peptidylprolyl isomerase, with the translated sequence MTQVKLTTNHGDIVIELNAEKAPITVANFIEYVNAGHYENTVFHRVIGNFMIQGGGFEPGMKEKKDKRPSIQNEADNGLSNDKYTVAMARTMEPHSASAQFFINVADNTFLNHSGKNVQGWGYAVFGKVTAGTDVVDKIKGVSTTSKSGHQDVPADDVIIEKAEIIEA